From Alteromonas sp. RKMC-009, one genomic window encodes:
- a CDS encoding sulfurtransferase gives MNRFLISAGTLRQTLDENAICVLRAIMSDPVNGTADITGSQIIPGALDINLDEEGSDHTGDLPHTNLSPDALAVLLGSLGITENSDVVVYDNRGMFTAPRLWWMLKAAGHDKVTVLDGGWPAWQAAGYPDSGAAPHSGNALYNPSSPSRKWFVNAEEVSNALSQDIQIIDARSEARFYGEVEEPRQGLRRGHMPGAFNLPFQCVLDNGRFKSPEAIRQIFADKGIDLDKPIICSCGSGVTACITGMAALLCGATDVSVYDGAWAEWGANSHFPVEVK, from the coding sequence ATGAATCGATTCTTAATCTCAGCCGGTACACTTCGGCAAACTCTTGATGAAAATGCCATTTGCGTACTCCGTGCCATTATGTCGGATCCTGTAAACGGTACTGCTGATATTACCGGTTCACAAATTATACCCGGCGCCCTTGATATTAATCTTGATGAAGAAGGCAGTGACCATACAGGAGATTTGCCGCATACAAATCTCTCTCCTGATGCGCTGGCGGTATTACTGGGAAGCTTAGGCATTACCGAAAATAGTGATGTTGTGGTTTATGATAATCGTGGCATGTTTACGGCACCACGGCTTTGGTGGATGCTAAAAGCAGCCGGCCATGATAAAGTGACTGTATTAGACGGCGGCTGGCCAGCCTGGCAAGCAGCGGGCTATCCCGATTCCGGAGCGGCTCCGCACAGCGGGAATGCACTTTACAATCCGTCTTCACCTTCCCGCAAATGGTTTGTTAATGCTGAAGAAGTCAGCAACGCACTTTCACAAGATATCCAGATTATCGACGCCAGAAGCGAAGCCCGCTTTTATGGCGAAGTAGAAGAGCCCAGACAAGGACTACGTCGGGGTCACATGCCCGGCGCGTTTAATTTGCCTTTTCAATGTGTATTAGACAACGGACGTTTTAAATCACCGGAAGCAATCAGACAGATTTTTGCAGACAAAGGGATCGACCTTGATAAACCAATCATCTGCAGTTGTGGCTCTGGAGTTACAGCATGTATTACCGGCATGGCCGCTCTGTTATGTGGTGCCACTGACGTATCCGTTTATGATGGCGCATGGGCAGAGTGGGGAGCAAATTCACACTTTCCTGTGGAGGTTAAATGA